The stretch of DNA CCCGCCGCCATGGCCTCGCTCATCGAGCAGCGCGACCGGTTCGACGTGGCCACCGGCAACGACGCCGACTCCGACCGGCACGGCATCGTCACCCCCGACGCCGGCCTGATGAACCCCAACCACTTCCTCGCGGTCGCGATCGCCCACCTCTTCGGCGGCAGCCGCCCCGACTGGCCCGCCGGGGCGCGGATCGGCAAGACGCTGGTGTCGTCCTCGATGATCGACCGCGTCGCGCAGCAGATCGGTCGTCCGCTCGTGGAGGTCCCCGTCGGCTTCAAGTGGTTCGTGCCCGGGCTCATCGACGGATCGTTCGGCTTCGGTGGGGAGGAGTCGGCCGGGGCGTCGTTCCTGCGGCGCGACGGCGGCGTCTGGACCACCGACAAGGACGGCATCATCGCGGCGCTGCTGGCCTCGGAGATCATCGCCACCACCGGGAAGACGCCGAGCCTGCTCTACGGCGAGCTGGTCGAGCGGCACGGCGATCCGGCCTACGCCCGCGTGGACGCCCCCGCCGACCGCGACCAGAAGGCCCGGCTCGGGAACCTGAGCCGCGCCGACGTCACGGCCACCGAGCTGGCCGGCGAGCCGATCACGGCGGTGCTGACGGAGGCCCCGGGCAACGGGGCGGCCATCGGCGGCCTGAAGGTCACGACGGAGTCGGCGTGGTTCGCCGCACGCCCGTCGGGCACCGAGGACGTCTACAAGATCTACGCCGAGTCGTTCCGCGGCGCCGACCACCTGGCCGAGGTGCAGGCCGCGGCGAAGTCGGTGGTCGACGCGGCACTGGCCTCGGACTGACTCAGGCGAACGGCCAGTTGCGGTCGGGGATCGTCAGCCCGCGGCCCAGCTCGTGGGCGCGCTTGTTCCAGTCCATCGTGCGCGCCGCGATCCAGTAGCGCTGCTGCGCCATGAGCATCGTCAGGCTCGAGCCGATGGCCTTCTCGAAGCCCTGGCCCATCGTGATCGCGATCTCGCGCGCCGCGCGGGCGTCGTGGGCCGCGTCGTGCGCCTTGTCGAGCCGGACGCCGTAGTGCGCGGCGACGTCGGCCAGCCGGCGCTGGCCCTCACGCTCGCGGTCGATGCCCCAGTCGATGACGAACGGGTCGACGACGAGCAGCCGGTCCCAGTCGGGCTGGTCGAGATCGTGGCGGATCGCCTCGGCGCGCAGCAGCGTGAGGTCGAACGAGGCGTTGTAGACGACCAGGCCGATCCGGCGCTCGATCACGTCGTGGACCCAGGCCAGCACGGGCCGCAGCGCCTGCGCCGACATCGGCGCCCGCGCGAGGTCGGAGGCCGTGATGCCGTGGATGTCGGCCGAGGACTCGGGGATCGGCACGCCGGGGTTGACCATGCCCATGAGGTCCCCGCCGACGTCCGACAGCGCGGCGAAGCTCAGGATCCGGTCCTTGTGGGGATCGATTCCCGTGGTCTCGAAGTCGAGGGACGCGAGCGGCTGGCGGTACCAGGCGTTCGGGTCCTCGCGCGGGGGCAGGACGTTCTTGGCGCGCCGTCCCCCGCCGGGACGACCCGGCTCGGACGTGGGACGGGCGGACGCTTCAGGCATGCGGCGGTTCCTCTCGGTGCTCGGTGTTCGACTCTGCCGTCCCCGCCCGCGTCGCCGCGTCCCGTTCCGCCAGCTGACCCTCGAGTCGCGAGACCTGCCCCTTGCGGCGCCGTGCGGCGGTGATCGTGGCGATCAGGGCGAACGACGCCAGCACGCCCACGAGGGCGCCGAAGAAGGTCGCCCACTGGAAGCCGGGCGCCTCGTTCACCAGCGTGATCCATCCGGCGTCCGACGCACTGTTGTCGCCGAGGCTGATCGACAGTGTGAGCCAGTTCGGCGCCGCCAGCAGCAAGGCCACCAGAAAGACACCGATCTTCCACGGCCACTTCAGGAACGGGCGTCGTACCTGCCACACGACGAGCACCGGGAGGAAGCTGAAGATGAAACCGTAGAACACACCCCAGAAGATGCCGACGGTCATGCGTCCGTCGACCTGGTTCCCGACGCGTTGGGCCCACCAGCGCGGCAGAGCCGCGGCCAGCAGTCCGTAGACGACGAGAGCCGCCACCACGAGCACGAGCACGACGACGATCCGTCGTACCCAGATCTCGGCCCCGGTCCGAGTCCCGGGACCTTCTGACGGCAGACCTGCGGAACGGGTGTTCGCGGGGTCGGCCATGGCGTCCATTCTCGCACTCCTGCCGGACAGTTCACAGGGGGCCACCCGCTAGGGTTGGGCCGAGCCCATGGTCTTCCTCGTCGCGCTGCACTTTCTCGTTGCAGCGGTCGCCCCTGCTCTCGTCCGCATGCTGGATAGACGGGCTTTCCTGGTCCTCGCGCTCGTCCCGGCGGCCTCATTCGTGTGGCTCCTGGGGCCCGTCGCGCGGGCCACCGACGGCGATCCGACGTACGAGCACCGGGCGTGGATTCCCCAGATCGGGCTCGACCTGGACTTCGCCGTGAACTCCCTCAGCGGGATCGTGGCCCTGCTCGTCACGGGCGTCGGCGCCCTCGTGCTCGTCTACTGCGCCTGGTACTTCCGGCCCAAGGACACCGAGATCTGGCGCTTCTCCGGTGTCCTGACCGCCTTCGCCGGCGCGATGCTCGGCCTGGTGCTCGCCGACAACGTCTACGTGCTCTACGTGTTCTGGGAGCTCACGACCGTCCTGTCGTTCCTGCTGATCGGCCACAACCCCGAGCGCCGCGCCAACCGTCGCGCCGCACTCAACGCGCTCATCGTGACCACATTCGGCGGCCTGGCGATGCTGGTGGGCCTGGTCGGGCTGCACCTGCTGAGCGGCACGGCGCGGCTGAGCGAGATCCTCGCCGACCCGCCCGAGCCGAGCACCGCGGTGACCGCCTCGATCGCGCTGGTCCTGGTGGGCGCGCTCTCCAAGTCGGCCCTGCTGCCGTTCCACTTCTGGCTCCCGGGCGCGATGGCCGCTCCCACCCCCGTCAGCGCCTACCTGCACGCCGCGGCCATGGTCAAGGCCGGCATCTACCTCGTCGCGCTGCTGGCCCCCGCCTTCGCCGAGACGCCGGGGTGGCGCCCCGTACTGATCGGTCTCGGCGTCGCCACGATGATCCTCGGCGGACTGCGCGCGCTGCGGCAGTACGACGTGAAGCTGCTGCTGGCCTACGGCACGGTCAGCCAGCTGGGCTTCCTCATGGCGGTGGTCGGCGCGGGCACGCGGTCGGCCGCGTTCGCCGGGCTCGCCCTGGTGTGCGCCCACGGACTGTTCAAGTCGGCCCTCTTCCTGGTTGTCGGCGTGATCGACCGCTCGGTCGGCACGCGCGACCTGCGCGAGCTGTCGGGCCTGCGGCAGGCCCGGCCCCTGCTGTTCGTCACCACGGTCGTCGCCGCGGCGTCCATGGCCGGCCTGCCCGTGCTGTTCGGCTTCACCGCGAAGGAGGCGGCCTTCGCGGCCTTCGTCGACCTGGGCCACGACCTCGGCCACCCGGCCTGGGGCCTGGTCGCCCTCGCGGGCATCGTGCTCGGCTCCGTGCTCACCGTGGCGTACAGCGCCCGCTTCGTCTGGGGCACGTTCGCCGACAAGCCCGGCGTCGAGCCGTGCAGGCCGCGCGACTTCTCCCCCTGGTTCGCGGCCGTGCCCGCCGTGCTGGCGGTCCTCAGCCTCGTCGCCGGCCTCGCCGGGCCGTTCCTGACCCCGCGGCTGGCCACCTACTCCGACCAGTTCCCGGTCGGCTCGCACGAGGCGGTGCTGACCCTGTGGCACGGCTTCACGCCGGCCCTGTGGCTGTCGGTCCTCGCCGTCGCGGCCGGCATCGCCCTGTTCGTGTGGCGCCGCCCCGTGGCGGCCGCCCAGCACGCGATCGTCGACCGGCTCCCGTTCCCCGACGCCGAGCGCGCCTACCAGGCCGTCATGCGCGGGGTCGATCGTCTCGCCGTCGAGGTCACCGGCCGCACGCAGCGGGGCTCGCTGCCGGTCTACCTCGGCATCATCCTGGTGACGCTCGTGGTCGTGCCGGGCACCGCGCTGGTGCGCGCGTGGGAGCGACCCGACGTCCGGCTCTCCGACAACCCGCTGCAGATCGTCGTCGGCATCGTGATGATCGCGGCGGCCGTGCTCACCGTCCGGTCGCGACGCCGCCTGCGCGCGGTGCTCCTGCTCGGCGTCACGGGCTACGGCACCTCGATTCTGTTCGTCGCCCACGGCGCCCCCGACCTCGCGCTCACGCAGGTGCTCGTCGAGACGTTCCTGCTCGTCACGTTCGTGCTCGTGCTGCGCCGCCTCCCCCCGTTCTTCAGCGACCGGCCGTTCAACATCGCCCGCTGGTGGCGCGTCGGCGTCGGCACGGCCGTGGGTCTGTCGGTGGCCGGCTTCGCGTTCGTCGCCACCAACGCCCGCACCGCCACCCCCATCTCCGCGGGCTGGGCCGAGCCGGCCTACGAGTACGGCGGGGGCAAGAACATCGTCAACGTGGCCCTGGTCGACATCCGGGCCTGGGACACCATCGGCGAGTTGAGCGTCCTCGTGGTCGCCGCGACGGGCATCGCCAGCCTGATCTTCCTGCTGACCGATCGCGCCGGACGCCAGGTGCGCCCGCGCCGCGTGGTCACCACCGACTCCAACGCCTGGCTCGCGGCCAACCTCCACGACCAGCGCCGCTCGATCGTGTTCGAGATCGTCACCCGGCTGGTCTTCCACACGGTGATCGTGTTCTCGGTCTACCTGATGATCTCGGGCCACAACTCCCCCGGCGGCGGCTTCGCCGGTGGTCTCATCGCCGGGCTCGCGCTGATGATCCGCTACCTCGCCGGCGGTCGCGAGGAGCTCGACAACGCCGCGCCCGTCGACGCCGGATTCGTGCTGGGCCTCGGCCTCGCGGTCGCCGCCCTCTCCGGACTGCTGCCCACGTTGCTCGGCGGCGGCGTCCTGCAGAGCGCCATCATCGACGTCCCGATCCCTGTGCTCGGCGAGCTGCACCTGGTCACCTCGGTCTTCTTCGACATCGGCGTGTACCTCGTCGTCGTCGGCCTCGCCCTCGACGTCCTGCGCAGCCTCGGCAGTGGCATCGACGCCCACATGGAGGACGAGGACGCCGGCCCGCCCGACCCCCGGAAGGACCAGGTGCCGGCGTGACAGCGAACCTGATGCTCATCGTCGTCGTCGGCGTCCTCGTGGGCAGCGGCGTCACGCTCGTGCTCGAGCGCAGCCTGACCCGCATCCTCGTGGGCTTCGTCCTCATCGGCAACGGCCTCAACGTGCTGTTCCTCGTGGTCTCCGGACCCGCCGGGGCGGCGCCCATCCTCGGCCTGTCCGGCGACCCGATGGCCGATCCACTGCCGCAGGTGATGGCGCTGACGGCGATCGTGATCACCCTCGGCACCACCGCGTTCGGGCTGGCCCTGGCCTACCGGGCCTGGCAGCTGACCGGCACCGACGACGTGCAGGACGACGTCGAGGACGACCTGATCCGACGCCGCGCCGAGCGCGACGAGGTCTCGGCCACCTTCGACGAGGCCGACTCCGAGCTTCCCGACGAGGGCTACGCGGGCGACTCCACGCTCGCGCCCGAGGACGAGGTGACGGCATGAGCGAGAGCCTGCTGGACCAGCTGGTCCTCGCCCCCGTGATCCTGCCCCTCCTGGGTGCCGGACTCTGCCTCGCGTTCGGCCGGTTCGCCGGGGCCCAGCGCGTCATCAGCATTCTCACGCTGCTGGCCGTCGTGGCCTCGGCCACCGTGCTCCTGGTCCGCGCCGACCAGCACGGCCCGCAGTCGTTCAACGTGGGCGGCTGGCCCGCCGAGATCGGCATCAGCCTCGTCGCCGACCGACTCAGCTCCCTGCTGCTGCTGATCTCGACGATCGTCACCCTGTGCGTGCTGCTGTACTCGATCGGCCAGGGCATCGTGGAGTTCGGGCGCGACACGCCCCTCTCGGTCTTCTACCCCACGTTCCTGGTACTGAGCGCCGGAGTCTCCAACGCCTTCCTCTCGGCCGACCTGTTCAACCTGTTCGTCGGCTTCGAGATCCTGCTGGCGTCGTCGTACGTGCTCATCACGCTCGGCGGCACCGAGGCCCGCGTGCGCTCGGGAACGATCTACATCATCGTGAGCCTGGCGTCGTCGGCGTTGTTCCTCATCGCGATCGCGTGCGTCTACGCCGCCACCGGCACGGTCAACTTCGCCCAGCTCGCCCTGCGCCTGCCGGACCTGCCCGACAGCACCGCCACGATGCTTCAGCTGCTGCTCCTGCTGACCTTCGCGGTCAAGGCGGCCGTGTTCCCACTGTCGGCGTGGCTGCCCGACTCCTATCCGACCGCCCCGGCGCCCGTCACGGCCGTGTTCGCGGGCCTGCTGACCAAGGTCGGCGTCTACGCGATGCTGCGCACCCAGACGCTGATGTTCCCGACGCACGAGCTGCGCACGATCCTGCTGTGGGCCTCGGTGCTGACGATGGTGGTGGGCATCATGGGCGCGGTCGCCCAGTCAGACATCAAGCGTGTGCTGTCGTTCACCCTGGTCAGCCACATCGGCTACATGCTCTTCGGCATCGCCCTGGGCAGCGAGCTCGGCGTGGCCGGCGCGATCTTCTACATCATCCACCACATCACGGTGCAGACCACGCTCTTCCTGGTCGCCGGGCTGGTGGAGTACCGGTCCGGGACGACGAACCTCGACCGGCTCGGCGGGCTGGCCCGCTACGCGCCGGTGCTGTCCGTCATGTTCTTCGTCCCGGCGATGAACCTGGCCGGCATCCCGCCGTTCTCGGGCTTCCTGGGCAAGCTCGCGCTGCTCGAGGCAGGCGCGGAGGCGGGCGACTGGCTCGCGCTGCTCGGCGTCGGGGCCGCGGTGGCCACGAGCCTGCTCACGCTGTACGCCGTCGCGAAGATCTGGAACCGCGCCTTCTGGCAGCCGCTCGCCGACCCCGAGGACGACACCCCGGTGCCGTTCGGCCCGGCCGGCCTCGGTGGCTCGCTGCACGGCCGCAGCGGCGTCTCCACCGCCACCCAGCGCGAGACCACCTGGAAGACCGACACCGAGGGCGAGCGACTGCCCGCCCGCATGGCGCTCCCCACGATCGCGCTCGGCGTGGTCACCGTCGCCCTGACGGTGTTCGCCGGCCCGCTCTTCGCGATGACCGAGC from Aeromicrobium phoceense encodes:
- a CDS encoding Na+/H+ antiporter subunit A: MVFLVALHFLVAAVAPALVRMLDRRAFLVLALVPAASFVWLLGPVARATDGDPTYEHRAWIPQIGLDLDFAVNSLSGIVALLVTGVGALVLVYCAWYFRPKDTEIWRFSGVLTAFAGAMLGLVLADNVYVLYVFWELTTVLSFLLIGHNPERRANRRAALNALIVTTFGGLAMLVGLVGLHLLSGTARLSEILADPPEPSTAVTASIALVLVGALSKSALLPFHFWLPGAMAAPTPVSAYLHAAAMVKAGIYLVALLAPAFAETPGWRPVLIGLGVATMILGGLRALRQYDVKLLLAYGTVSQLGFLMAVVGAGTRSAAFAGLALVCAHGLFKSALFLVVGVIDRSVGTRDLRELSGLRQARPLLFVTTVVAAASMAGLPVLFGFTAKEAAFAAFVDLGHDLGHPAWGLVALAGIVLGSVLTVAYSARFVWGTFADKPGVEPCRPRDFSPWFAAVPAVLAVLSLVAGLAGPFLTPRLATYSDQFPVGSHEAVLTLWHGFTPALWLSVLAVAAGIALFVWRRPVAAAQHAIVDRLPFPDAERAYQAVMRGVDRLAVEVTGRTQRGSLPVYLGIILVTLVVVPGTALVRAWERPDVRLSDNPLQIVVGIVMIAAAVLTVRSRRRLRAVLLLGVTGYGTSILFVAHGAPDLALTQVLVETFLLVTFVLVLRRLPPFFSDRPFNIARWWRVGVGTAVGLSVAGFAFVATNARTATPISAGWAEPAYEYGGGKNIVNVALVDIRAWDTIGELSVLVVAATGIASLIFLLTDRAGRQVRPRRVVTTDSNAWLAANLHDQRRSIVFEIVTRLVFHTVIVFSVYLMISGHNSPGGGFAGGLIAGLALMIRYLAGGREELDNAAPVDAGFVLGLGLAVAALSGLLPTLLGGGVLQSAIIDVPIPVLGELHLVTSVFFDIGVYLVVVGLALDVLRSLGSGIDAHMEDEDAGPPDPRKDQVPA
- a CDS encoding Na+/H+ antiporter subunit D, whose product is MSESLLDQLVLAPVILPLLGAGLCLAFGRFAGAQRVISILTLLAVVASATVLLVRADQHGPQSFNVGGWPAEIGISLVADRLSSLLLLISTIVTLCVLLYSIGQGIVEFGRDTPLSVFYPTFLVLSAGVSNAFLSADLFNLFVGFEILLASSYVLITLGGTEARVRSGTIYIIVSLASSALFLIAIACVYAATGTVNFAQLALRLPDLPDSTATMLQLLLLLTFAVKAAVFPLSAWLPDSYPTAPAPVTAVFAGLLTKVGVYAMLRTQTLMFPTHELRTILLWASVLTMVVGIMGAVAQSDIKRVLSFTLVSHIGYMLFGIALGSELGVAGAIFYIIHHITVQTTLFLVAGLVEYRSGTTNLDRLGGLARYAPVLSVMFFVPAMNLAGIPPFSGFLGKLALLEAGAEAGDWLALLGVGAAVATSLLTLYAVAKIWNRAFWQPLADPEDDTPVPFGPAGLGGSLHGRSGVSTATQRETTWKTDTEGERLPARMALPTIALGVVTVALTVFAGPLFAMTERAADELHERTPYIEAVLGDG
- a CDS encoding exonuclease domain-containing protein, coding for MPEASARPTSEPGRPGGGRRAKNVLPPREDPNAWYRQPLASLDFETTGIDPHKDRILSFAALSDVGGDLMGMVNPGVPIPESSADIHGITASDLARAPMSAQALRPVLAWVHDVIERRIGLVVYNASFDLTLLRAEAIRHDLDQPDWDRLLVVDPFVIDWGIDREREGQRRLADVAAHYGVRLDKAHDAAHDARAAREIAITMGQGFEKAIGSSLTMLMAQQRYWIAARTMDWNKRAHELGRGLTIPDRNWPFA
- a CDS encoding Na(+)/H(+) antiporter subunit C, giving the protein MTANLMLIVVVGVLVGSGVTLVLERSLTRILVGFVLIGNGLNVLFLVVSGPAGAAPILGLSGDPMADPLPQVMALTAIVITLGTTAFGLALAYRAWQLTGTDDVQDDVEDDLIRRRAERDEVSATFDEADSELPDEGYAGDSTLAPEDEVTA